A portion of the Fusobacterium nucleatum genome contains these proteins:
- a CDS encoding DMT family transporter, translated as MKKDDNVGMLSTFIGGTLWGINGVMGSFLFLYKNITTNWLIPYRLVLAGLLLLGYLYYKKSSKIFDILKNPKDLLQILLFGFIGMLGTQYTYFSAIQYSNAAIATVLTYFGPTLVLIFMCLKERRKPLKYEIIAILLSSFGVFLLATHGDVTSLQISFKALVWGMLSALSVVFYTVQPEKLLEKYGPPIVVAWGMIIGGIFITFVTKPWNIDVIFDFTAFFVFLLIVFFGTIVAFILYLTGVNIIGPTKASIIACIEPVAATICAILFLGVSFGLLDLIGFVCIISTIFIVAYFDKKVKKK; from the coding sequence ATGAAAAAAGACGATAATGTTGGTATGTTGAGTACCTTTATTGGAGGTACACTTTGGGGGATTAATGGTGTAATGGGAAGTTTTTTATTTCTCTATAAAAATATCACTACTAATTGGCTTATCCCATATAGATTAGTATTGGCAGGTTTATTATTACTTGGCTATTTATATTATAAAAAAAGTTCCAAGATTTTTGATATTTTAAAAAATCCAAAAGATTTATTGCAAATTCTCTTATTTGGATTTATTGGAATGTTAGGTACACAATATACATATTTTTCTGCTATTCAGTATTCAAATGCTGCAATAGCAACAGTACTTACATATTTTGGTCCAACCTTAGTTTTAATTTTTATGTGTCTGAAAGAAAGAAGAAAACCTTTAAAATATGAGATTATTGCAATTTTACTTTCAAGTTTTGGAGTTTTTCTTTTGGCAACACATGGAGATGTAACAAGTTTACAAATATCTTTTAAAGCACTTGTCTGGGGTATGTTATCAGCTTTATCAGTGGTTTTTTATACCGTGCAACCTGAAAAACTTTTAGAAAAATATGGACCTCCAATAGTAGTTGCTTGGGGTATGATAATTGGTGGAATATTTATTACATTTGTCACAAAACCTTGGAATATAGATGTTATTTTTGATTTTACTGCTTTCTTTGTATTTTTATTGATAGTATTCTTTGGAACAATAGTTGCATTCATACTTTATTTAACAGGAGTTAATATTATAGGCCCTACAAAAGCAAGTATAATTGCTTGTATTGAACCAGTAGCTGCAACTATTTGTGCTATATTATTTTTAGGGGTATCTTTTGGTCTTTTAGATTTGATAGGTTTTGTATGTATAATATCAACAATTTTCATAGTTGCCTATTTTGATAAAAAAGTTAAGAAAAAATAA
- a CDS encoding S8 family peptidase — protein sequence MKVRLAKEDKNSNYKVSLSDISKEKDFIKILEDYNIQYKKTEYFKDFFMYKLIDINSKFIMILQEKASNYIKYIEPVSIYSLPIQIDDIEGEVPVIYPEENKNYVTLGVIDNGIAHIKYLAPWIKRVHTRFLKKDTSATHGTFVSGIALYGDKLENREMVKNEGFYLLDATVLSATTIEEDDLLQNITLAIKENHKKVKIWNLSLSVKLAIEEDTFSDFGVVLDHLQKTYGVLICKSAGNGGNFMKKLPKGKLYHGSDSLLSVVVGAINNERYASNYSRIGLGPRGTIKPDVASYGGELLLGDNGEMIMKGVKSFSRNGNIASSSGTSFATARISSLATIIYQNICKDFKDFSDFNSTLLKALIIHSAKNTDRNLSIEEIGYGIPATSTEILSYFKNENVKIFNGVMEKNQEIDLDASFFEYKKDIKVKITLVYDTEFDYLQNGEYIKSDIKIKDISENGRNLTRKFEGILARNKKIELYSDRDIKKSYTLIVEKLN from the coding sequence ATGAAAGTAAGATTAGCAAAAGAAGATAAAAATTCAAACTATAAAGTAAGTTTATCAGATATTTCAAAAGAAAAAGATTTTATAAAGATTTTAGAAGATTACAATATTCAATACAAAAAGACAGAATATTTTAAAGATTTTTTTATGTATAAGCTAATAGATATTAACAGTAAATTTATTATGATATTACAAGAAAAGGCTTCAAACTACATTAAATATATTGAACCTGTTTCAATTTATTCATTGCCTATACAGATTGATGATATAGAAGGAGAAGTTCCTGTTATTTATCCAGAAGAAAATAAAAATTATGTAACTTTGGGAGTTATAGATAATGGTATTGCACATATAAAATATTTAGCCCCTTGGATAAAAAGAGTTCATACAAGATTTTTAAAGAAAGATACAAGTGCAACACATGGAACATTTGTTTCAGGAATAGCTTTATATGGAGATAAATTAGAAAATAGAGAAATGGTAAAAAATGAAGGTTTCTATCTTTTAGATGCAACTGTTTTATCAGCTACAACAATAGAAGAAGATGACTTATTACAAAATATAACCTTAGCAATAAAAGAAAATCATAAAAAAGTTAAAATTTGGAATTTATCTTTAAGTGTAAAATTAGCAATAGAAGAAGATACTTTTTCAGATTTTGGAGTAGTTTTAGATCATTTACAAAAGACTTATGGAGTCCTTATCTGTAAATCTGCTGGAAATGGTGGAAATTTTATGAAAAAATTGCCAAAAGGAAAACTATACCACGGTTCAGATTCTTTACTTTCAGTAGTTGTTGGGGCTATAAATAATGAAAGATATGCTTCAAATTATAGTAGAATTGGTTTAGGACCTAGGGGAACAATAAAGCCCGATGTAGCTAGTTATGGTGGAGAATTATTACTTGGAGATAATGGAGAAATGATAATGAAAGGAGTAAAATCATTTTCTAGAAATGGAAACATTGCTTCATCATCTGGAACAAGTTTTGCAACAGCAAGAATTTCATCACTTGCTACAATAATTTATCAAAATATTTGTAAGGATTTTAAAGATTTTTCTGACTTTAATTCTACTCTTTTAAAGGCATTAATTATTCATTCTGCTAAAAATACAGATAGAAATTTATCTATAGAAGAAATAGGTTATGGAATACCCGCTACTTCAACTGAAATTCTATCATATTTTAAAAATGAAAATGTTAAAATATTTAATGGAGTGATGGAGAAAAATCAAGAAATTGACTTAGATGCTTCATTCTTTGAATATAAAAAAGATATAAAAGTAAAAATTACTTTGGTTTATGACACAGAGTTTGACTATTTACAAAATGGAGAATATATAAAATCAGATATAAAAATTAAGGATATTTCAGAAAATGGAAGAAATTTAACAAGAAAATTTGAAGGAATTTTAGCAAGAAATAAGAAAATAGAATTATATTCAGATAGAGATATAAAAAAAAGTTATACTTTGATTGTAGAAAAATTAAATTAG
- a CDS encoding tripartite tricarboxylate transporter substrate binding protein yields the protein MKKNFLAVLTLLLSLLLVACGGEKKTEANPETYPDKPVNVIIAYKAGGGTDVGARILMAEAQKNFPQTFVIVNKPGADGEIGYTELAKATPDGYTIGFINLPTFVSLPHERQTKYKIDDVEPIMNHVYDPGVLVVKADSQFQTLAEFVDYAKAHPEELTISNNGTGASNHIGAAHFAKEAGIQVTHVPFGGSTDMISALRGGHVNATVAKISEVASLVKSGELKLLASFTENRLEGFEDVPTLTESGYPVIFGSARAIVAPKGTPKEIIQKLHDVFKTALESPDNIEKSKNASLPLKYMSPEELAQYIKDQEKYIIETVPTLGIN from the coding sequence ATGAAAAAGAATTTTTTAGCAGTATTAACTTTATTACTTTCTTTACTATTAGTGGCTTGTGGTGGAGAAAAGAAAACTGAGGCTAATCCAGAAACTTATCCAGATAAACCAGTTAATGTGATTATAGCTTACAAAGCAGGTGGAGGAACAGATGTTGGAGCTCGTATATTAATGGCAGAAGCTCAAAAGAATTTTCCTCAAACATTTGTTATTGTTAATAAGCCAGGTGCAGATGGAGAAATCGGATATACAGAGTTAGCAAAAGCTACTCCAGATGGATATACTATTGGATTTATTAATTTACCAACTTTTGTTAGTCTACCTCATGAAAGACAAACAAAATACAAAATTGATGATGTAGAACCTATCATGAACCATGTTTATGATCCAGGTGTATTAGTTGTAAAGGCTGATAGCCAATTCCAAACTTTAGCTGAATTTGTTGATTATGCAAAAGCTCACCCAGAAGAATTGACTATTTCTAATAATGGTACAGGTGCTTCTAACCATATTGGTGCTGCTCACTTTGCAAAAGAAGCTGGAATCCAAGTAACTCATGTTCCATTTGGTGGAAGTACAGATATGATTTCTGCTTTACGTGGAGGTCATGTTAATGCAACTGTTGCTAAAATAAGTGAAGTTGCAAGTTTAGTTAAATCAGGAGAATTAAAACTATTAGCTTCATTTACAGAAAATAGATTAGAAGGTTTTGAAGATGTTCCTACTCTAACTGAAAGTGGATATCCTGTAATATTTGGTTCTGCTCGTGCTATTGTTGCTCCAAAAGGAACTCCAAAAGAAATTATTCAAAAATTACATGATGTTTTCAAAACAGCTTTAGAATCTCCAGATAATATTGAAAAATCTAAAAATGCTAGTTTACCTTTAAAATATATGTCACCAGAAGAATTAGCACAATATATTAAAGATCAAGAAAAATATATCATAGAAACTGTTCCTACTTTAGGAATAAATTAA
- a CDS encoding ABC-F family ATP-binding cassette domain-containing protein produces the protein MAILQVNDIYMGFSGETLFKEISFSVDEKDKIGIIGVNGAGKTTLIKLLLGLENSEINPATNERGTISKKSNLKVGYLAQNTQLNKENTVFNELMTVFNNLLEDYNRMQEINFLLTLDLDNFDKLMEELGEISERYERHEGYSIEYKIKQILNGLNIPENLWTMKIGNLSGGQNSRVALAKILLEEPDLLVLDEPTNHLDLTSIEWLEKILKDYNKSIILISHDVYFLDNVVNRVFEIEGKRLKDYKGNYTDFLIQKEAYLSGEVKAYEKEQEKIKKMEEFIRRYKAGVKSKQARGREKILNRMEKMENPVVTTQKIKLKFDIKAQSVDLVLDIKNLSKTFEDKLLFKDLNLKVYRGERIGLIGKNGTGKSTLLKIINNLEKASSGEFKIGERVSIGYYDQNHQGLGLNNNIIEELMYYFTLSEEEARNICGAFLFREDDIYKKISSLSGGEKARVAFMKLMLEKPNFLILDEPTNHLDIYSREILMDALEDYPGTILVVSHDRNFLDTVVNKIYELKTDGVETFDGDYEAYKQERDNIKVKNEEAVKSYEEQKKAKNRLTSLEKKLVRLEEEIQKIEEQKEEVNKKYLLAGEKNNVDELMSLQEELDNLDNKILEKYQEWEDVEKELKNL, from the coding sequence TTGGCAATATTACAAGTAAATGACATATATATGGGTTTCTCTGGAGAAACTCTTTTTAAAGAAATTTCTTTTTCAGTTGATGAGAAGGATAAAATAGGAATAATAGGTGTTAATGGTGCAGGAAAAACTACACTTATTAAATTATTATTAGGTTTAGAAAACTCTGAAATCAATCCTGCTACCAATGAGAGAGGAACTATCTCAAAGAAAAGTAATTTAAAAGTTGGGTATCTTGCACAAAATACACAACTTAACAAAGAAAACACTGTTTTTAATGAGCTTATGACTGTATTTAACAATCTTTTAGAAGACTATAATAGAATGCAGGAGATAAATTTCTTATTAACACTTGATTTAGATAACTTTGATAAATTAATGGAAGAACTTGGAGAAATTTCTGAAAGATATGAAAGACATGAAGGATATTCAATAGAATATAAAATCAAACAGATTTTAAATGGTTTAAATATTCCAGAAAATCTTTGGACTATGAAGATTGGAAATCTATCAGGTGGACAAAATTCAAGAGTTGCACTTGCTAAAATATTGTTGGAAGAACCTGATTTATTGGTACTTGATGAACCTACTAACCATTTAGATTTAACTTCTATTGAATGGCTTGAAAAAATTTTAAAAGACTATAACAAGTCTATAATTTTAATATCACATGATGTTTATTTCCTAGATAATGTAGTTAATAGAGTTTTTGAAATTGAAGGTAAAAGATTAAAAGACTATAAAGGAAACTACACTGATTTTTTAATTCAAAAAGAAGCTTATTTAAGTGGAGAAGTTAAAGCCTATGAGAAGGAACAAGAAAAAATCAAGAAGATGGAAGAATTTATCAGAAGATACAAAGCAGGAGTGAAATCTAAACAAGCCAGAGGTAGAGAAAAAATTCTTAATAGAATGGAAAAAATGGAAAATCCTGTTGTAACAACTCAAAAGATAAAACTTAAATTTGATATCAAAGCACAAAGTGTTGATTTGGTTTTGGATATTAAAAATTTATCTAAGACTTTTGAAGATAAATTATTATTTAAAGACTTAAATTTAAAAGTTTATCGTGGAGAAAGAATAGGTTTAATTGGAAAAAATGGTACTGGAAAATCTACTCTTTTAAAGATTATCAACAATTTAGAAAAAGCTAGTTCAGGGGAATTTAAAATAGGTGAAAGAGTTTCTATTGGTTACTATGACCAAAATCATCAAGGTTTAGGTTTGAATAATAATATTATAGAAGAATTGATGTACTATTTTACTCTATCAGAGGAAGAAGCAAGAAACATCTGTGGAGCATTTCTATTTAGAGAAGATGATATTTACAAAAAGATTTCTTCTTTAAGTGGTGGAGAAAAAGCAAGGGTTGCCTTTATGAAACTTATGCTTGAAAAACCTAATTTTTTGATATTAGATGAACCTACTAACCACTTGGATATATATTCAAGAGAAATTTTAATGGACGCACTTGAAGATTATCCTGGAACTATCTTAGTTGTATCTCATGATAGAAATTTTTTAGACACTGTTGTCAATAAAATCTATGAGTTAAAAACAGATGGTGTAGAAACTTTTGATGGAGATTACGAAGCATATAAACAAGAAAGAGATAATATAAAGGTGAAAAATGAAGAAGCTGTCAAATCTTATGAAGAACAAAAAAAGGCTAAAAATAGGTTGACTTCTTTAGAAAAAAAACTTGTAAGGCTTGAAGAAGAAATACAAAAGATTGAAGAACAAAAGGAAGAAGTTAATAAAAAGTATCTACTTGCAGGAGAAAAAAATAATGTAGATGAACTTATGTCTTTACAAGAAGAACTGGATAATCTTGATAACAAAATATTAGAAAAATATCAAGAATGGGAAGATGTTGAAAAAGAGTTAAAAAATCTATAA
- a CDS encoding Mrp/NBP35 family ATP-binding protein, producing MIQKEAPKVKDDKNIKNVIAVMSGKGGVGKSTVTTLLAKELRKKGYSVGVMDADITGPSIPRLMGVSEQKMTSDGKNMYPVVTEDGIEIVSINLMIDENEPVVWRGPVIAGAVMQFWNEVVWGNLDYLLIDMPPGTGDVPLTVMKSFNIKGLIMVSVPQDMVSMIVTKAIKMARKLNMNIIGLIENMSYITCDCCNNKIYLTDENDTQTFLKENDVELLGELPMTKQIAKLTKGESEYPEETFSKIADRVMEKVKEL from the coding sequence ATGATACAAAAAGAGGCACCTAAGGTGAAAGATGATAAAAATATAAAAAATGTTATTGCAGTTATGAGTGGAAAAGGTGGAGTAGGAAAATCTACTGTAACTACTTTACTTGCAAAAGAATTAAGAAAAAAAGGATATTCAGTTGGAGTTATGGATGCAGATATAACAGGACCTAGTATTCCAAGACTTATGGGAGTTAGTGAACAAAAAATGACAAGTGATGGAAAAAATATGTATCCAGTTGTTACAGAAGATGGAATAGAAATAGTTTCAATAAATCTTATGATAGATGAAAATGAACCTGTTGTATGGCGTGGACCCGTAATTGCAGGAGCTGTTATGCAGTTTTGGAATGAAGTTGTTTGGGGAAATTTAGATTATCTTTTAATAGATATGCCACCTGGAACAGGAGATGTACCTTTAACAGTTATGAAAAGTTTTAATATTAAAGGTTTGATTATGGTTTCAGTTCCACAAGATATGGTTTCTATGATAGTTACAAAGGCTATTAAAATGGCAAGAAAGTTAAATATGAATATCATAGGTTTAATTGAAAATATGAGCTATATCACTTGTGATTGTTGTAATAATAAAATCTATTTGACAGATGAGAATGATACTCAAACTTTCTTGAAAGAAAATGATGTTGAGCTTCTAGGAGAACTTCCTATGACTAAACAGATTGCAAAATTGACTAAAGGAGAAAGTGAGTATCCAGAAGAAACATTTTCTAAGATTGCAGATAGAGTTATGGAAAAGGTTAAAGAATTATAG
- a CDS encoding tripartite tricarboxylate transporter TctB family protein translates to MRKYDKFLTIGLFILEVFYFLLIKQLPPKAARYPYFVLGLMIFLTLLLAINTFLIKPKNTEENKEEDQFKGNLYGQFFLVIALSAIYVILIDIIGFFVTTAVYLFVTMLALKSNIKWSIIVSILFPIFLYLIFVSFLKVPVPRGFLL, encoded by the coding sequence ATGAGAAAATATGATAAATTTTTAACAATAGGTTTATTTATTCTGGAAGTATTTTATTTTCTTTTAATAAAACAACTTCCACCAAAAGCAGCAAGATATCCTTATTTTGTATTAGGTTTAATGATATTTTTAACTTTACTTTTAGCAATAAATACTTTTCTTATCAAACCTAAAAATACAGAGGAAAATAAGGAAGAAGACCAATTTAAAGGAAATTTATATGGGCAATTTTTCCTTGTAATTGCATTATCTGCTATATATGTAATTTTAATTGATATAATCGGTTTCTTTGTTACAACAGCTGTTTATCTTTTTGTAACTATGCTAGCATTAAAGAGTAATATTAAATGGAGTATTATTGTGAGTATACTTTTCCCAATATTTTTATATTTAATATTTGTATCATTCTTAAAAGTCCCAGTTCCAAGAGGATTTTTACTATAA
- a CDS encoding YbaN family protein → MKNLKKKIYICVGLLALGLGIIGVFLPVMPTVPFLLVALFCFERSSKKYHDMILNNKYFGKILRDYYEGKGLTTSVKIKAILFLTCGIGFSFYKVQHLHLRIMLAVIWLGVTIHIVLLKTKPKRK, encoded by the coding sequence ATGAAAAATTTAAAGAAAAAAATTTATATATGTGTTGGTCTATTAGCACTTGGATTAGGAATAATAGGAGTTTTCTTACCAGTAATGCCAACTGTTCCATTTTTACTTGTAGCATTATTTTGTTTTGAAAGGTCATCTAAGAAATATCATGATATGATACTTAATAATAAATATTTTGGAAAAATTTTAAGAGATTACTATGAGGGAAAAGGGTTAACTACTTCTGTAAAAATAAAAGCAATACTATTTTTAACTTGTGGTATAGGTTTCTCATTTTATAAAGTACAACATTTACATTTAAGAATAATGTTAGCTGTCATTTGGTTAGGAGTAACTATACATATTGTATTATTAAAAACTAAACCTAAAAGAAAATAA